In Acidobacteriota bacterium, a single genomic region encodes these proteins:
- a CDS encoding pyridoxal-phosphate dependent enzyme, which produces MSQDSRTTDPENPGDTLPPAEAGLYLQDGARPDPEFQLGDLEELRRRAASAETPVEERLEAFEDILDSEVGDTHFGRARNLERALGLRQLFLKFEGGNPTGTQKDRIAFAQARDALRRGFDTITVATCGNYGAAMALAASIAGLRCLIYIPEGYHTRRLQEMTRFGAEIVRFNGDYEATVDASRRRAADDELYDANPGGDNTDLQLEGYGQIALEIYDELRDAPAVVAVPASNGTTLAGIYKGFLRLYRRGKTSRMPHMVAGSSAHKNPIIRSFLRGHQHCEDLDPARVRETVVNEPLINWHSYDGDQALEALRASGGWADHVSDRQMLRLARQLLEREGLSVLPASTAGLVVLLTRHAAEPLPGDRYVAVLTGRK; this is translated from the coding sequence ATGAGCCAAGATTCTCGCACCACCGACCCGGAAAACCCCGGCGACACCCTGCCTCCCGCCGAAGCGGGGCTCTACCTCCAGGACGGCGCGCGGCCGGATCCGGAGTTCCAGCTCGGGGATTTGGAGGAGCTGCGGCGGCGGGCGGCGTCGGCGGAGACGCCGGTGGAGGAGCGGCTGGAGGCCTTCGAGGACATTCTGGACTCGGAGGTCGGGGACACCCACTTCGGCCGAGCCCGCAACCTGGAGCGAGCCCTCGGGCTGCGCCAGCTCTTCCTCAAATTCGAGGGCGGCAACCCCACCGGCACCCAGAAGGACCGCATCGCCTTCGCCCAGGCCCGGGACGCCCTGCGCCGGGGCTTCGACACCATCACCGTCGCCACCTGTGGCAACTACGGCGCCGCCATGGCCCTGGCGGCGTCCATCGCCGGGCTGCGCTGCCTGATCTACATCCCCGAGGGATACCACACCCGGCGACTCCAGGAGATGACCCGCTTCGGGGCGGAGATCGTACGCTTCAACGGCGACTACGAAGCCACCGTCGACGCCTCCCGCCGGCGCGCCGCCGACGACGAGCTCTACGACGCCAACCCCGGCGGCGACAACACCGACTTGCAGCTGGAAGGCTACGGTCAGATCGCCCTGGAGATTTACGACGAGCTGCGGGATGCTCCGGCGGTGGTGGCGGTGCCGGCGTCCAACGGCACCACCCTGGCGGGAATCTACAAAGGCTTCCTGCGCCTCTACCGCCGCGGCAAGACCTCGCGCATGCCGCATATGGTGGCGGGCTCGTCGGCGCATAAGAATCCCATCATCCGCTCCTTCCTCCGCGGCCATCAGCACTGCGAGGACTTGGATCCGGCGCGGGTGCGCGAGACGGTGGTCAACGAGCCCCTGATCAACTGGCATTCCTACGACGGCGACCAGGCGCTGGAGGCGTTGCGCGCCAGCGGCGGCTGGGCGGATCATGTCAGCGACCGCCAGATGCTACGCCTGGCTCGACAGCTCTTGGAGCGCGAGGGACTGAGCGTGCTCCCCGCCTCCACCGCCGGACTGGTGGTGCTGCTGACCCGCCACGCCGCCGAACCGCTGCCCGGCGACCGCTACGTCGCCGTGCTCACCGGGAGAAAGTGA